The Montipora capricornis isolate CH-2021 chromosome 3, ASM3666992v2, whole genome shotgun sequence genome window below encodes:
- the LOC138044144 gene encoding uncharacterized protein has product MKPSAAIVFLSLMVQTGWAAQCNVNVGPPGITACVNIPGYIRKQWATCLTNTYIQQKSGHKHRCTLTYVKYCWYQCMVEVHSQNYGSVTRDCSCNETSNQRPSPSLILPSFCYSPSGNSCAWYHDCLEKKYSCEDLTNAYAIRYAEKFCSLYNETSPLLSQKGRQWMDSVRKCLLVSLVTLLRP; this is encoded by the coding sequence ATGAAGCCGTCAGCAGCGATTGTCTTTCTATCTCTTATGGTGCAGACTGGATGGGCGGCACAGTGTAACGTCAATGTTGGCCCTCCTGGGATTACAGCTTGCGTAAATATACCAGGATATATCCGCAAGCAATGGGCAACATGTCTAACTAATACTTACATCCAGCAAAAAAGTGGCCACAAGCACAGGTGTACTCTCACTTATGTAAAGTATTGCTGGTACCAGTGCATGGTCGAAGTGCATAGCCAGAACTATGGCTCCGTTACCCGTGATTGTTCCTGCAATGAAACTTCCAATCAACGTCCTAGCCCCTCTTTGATCCTGCCATCATTTTGCTACAGTCCGTCGGGAAATTCATGTGCCTGGTACCACGACTGTTTGGAAAAGAAATACTCTTGCGAAGATTTGACCAATGCTTACGCCATCAGATACGCTGAAAAGTTTTGCAGTTTGTACAACGAGACTTCTCCCTTGCTTAGTCAAAAGGGAAGACAATGGATGGATAGTGTTCGCAAGTGCCTACTAGTTTCCTTAGTAACTTTGCTTCGCCCTTGA